A genome region from Babesia bigemina genome assembly Bbig001, chromosome : I includes the following:
- a CDS encoding zinc finger, C3HC4 type domain containing protein, putative, which produces MADTREDMWERYVVVSHLLMACSIGHASLQTSGFYEIVMYYVNNKTCLAILYNYVFMMFTFFCHLPVYAFLGHLTALEYEQLHETARNYLMDAVLFLLLSKPRLNGRELPVTMLTKYLVLLVALKCFHILLYVRLSNVFQMDIPSYFSMLRLAAFIYVLSMVDCRLLCMLWRDLNWKNTFTIWVVFELVAMMLVCTFSFMRYVVNMLDFFYESGLKNKTTLLFYLELMHDVMSLLCFTIFVLVFYIHNPNHMPAYMLIDILNVLKNLSDRISMLMHYRKVVKSLESRYPKPTEEEKERDGSCIICRDDFDDDSRKIECGHVFHMSCLKSWLFQHSTCPTCRAPIEEYEAPRAEDFNIWRQVSVIENHVVNTSRRLWRGAMRLLGREPPQEAPEYDPASVKEYVENCAKNLKEPILTRLNEERVICKFALPPAEEGEASSDIETPAGEREDSNLDFGDANTGNDANRATGELTGGSVSSGAAAGSSASNRDMVDVLADLGKMAKALADIKQLTEAAAAVTEVAEAAANVIDAVEPPADGNESAEVAPAAASESATTPEDTSKPELNSAIAATPGPEPSVAEQCMAEAPQPDVKATNDETGTPADANVDPEERQSGSFNEEIVESVDRNTVDDGTSDVEPTPKDDAEGDVTITKDNIHVIDAESDAPAKPTGGSDSHSDGGISKPTPQNDDADGSDALDRPNVNDTVDESNEVLPVAQDGVPTAHDDEDDDDIFVDACEEFVESPAEPAEPPAETTKPTDTERDMVKYINECVRAFSGEIVGETGDQEEADEVMEGGPLNDLKRDDERDEIANAESPQLEEASFVLVEPDYEDGSHNERVVMRRDNAAQSAPRSVSRQIQSRCGSITNIFHRRSTSQSIDEARNNEDGEFDPFWTNTVYQRQAQSGSSKSKKNFFSSLFRKKGSKTMDNATRVEEVRPDTGGPTKSNSSSWSKDVKWPKPIASYFKRLKLPDAISEKVSELRNSAKKKSASFDSKDKATAAPVRKAPPTPVRAAQPTPFPRFEPSDPKRSLSDHSSSNTSNDDDSDVDRRNAEDEYRGRLYANDSEVYEPRRRYDDEDERRRHSDDSDSHGDSRKSGDDYRNRRYSIDSEPHVVTRYSGDEEDKSRQNSVDSDAYEPRKDSDEEDKSRQNSIDSDAYEPRKDSDEEDGSRQNSFDIESYKVKRHPDSERGSRRSSGDSDSYPLSDQNSDDDEDDREEKSSDDESYAISGKDSDLVNDNAQSSKYDSFGPLIKLSSSSASSAVDGDVHSGSEAAAGMASDVDAYNMLDSDSEWDPFVERVVTMPPESDNYSDFEMEPTEVVEGKLIDLVESSHDSMADSDHMSEDEMSDENPVTESAELAVHEIVTAPVESDLETDRSAELPVREPGEPTAHELVTEQVESYLETERSDESPITHSPELTATADVSVAVDNASEDEMAADVPIEPSPQSTINEPVTVAAEGDMENEVSAESPVSHSSERIATAEEIAFEDSGYETETVHYAPEESSTEPAINEAMPALAESAYEDENVDEIHVTESSEPTVIETEVPEMVSDSEHGRIETPSSPPLETTADDEVSPDTNDEPEPESSAMVPYQLPQPPAVNTQLVSAVERDLEVAMVGVEHIVDGTVLNVQRIVEQTVFNMRVIVENTVANVQNTVESASMEVGARVERNEDPRIDEVEMQVERSVNAAVAQAESLVELTVDAAVANVRRTVNAAVHNVESLVTRTVDVAIATALGLPPLPSAAAAISRIILVRRSDSEDSADTRVPPNEDNLGSDLSDYPDDLVYEDMSDFNFSMNPSDVTEMPTIDEAIGAEPIERVVGLAAVTYLHAPIEHAFVDAVSGEPVVHDTTASYAATERVDSAVVTHVEEPDVGASARTYVESASIQQVTDATATEANVHYTITDLVDETVDETVADGSAGQIVEIAAVDDVESLITEEPVVAYSEDSSMRETTITEVNLEVTEEAVDTIPSELMVQEDAITETVYATTVKRVESDDSANADDECTDTDGHFSSSEDDVVSDSPDPVVDEISAADANAETVVENTNVSTDVAMGIVENDVAVDSPANVEDEDVDSQANVEDEDVDSQANVDDEGVDGHTPSINEAVDESSSESSVDDSSLTAEATETREEPVLPDSVEQDVDQIAHTQADTPIEDEHVAADASEQDSAVDTHAETTIATIDQAIDGGSTEQALDEAVATETDSPTVQEDVCESPEETTYMDTYIPTTEYAIDEASAETVMDETSGTEADNESVVETTDTTIDMTTEDVYETAVAVPAEPVVADSTVEDAVTETTEDFVDEVPSERFVEESTEIVEVSPDTDLIDLGDDVVDSAPSESYEEEPNETVEVSADTDLIDLGDDDVDVRDLDIPINEEAVDSDPSDFVVDETPVTDADDQIVQDAIPDTTEEHFADEATVIDVAADTTDECVGEVSEEQFVDEATVIDVANNIVEDCVREVSEEQVLDDSAAEEVDGPITEEAVGERSEEHIFDEATGMDTEIIDAAIEGATESDSAEPTVEETAVTEISSYENEEQVDLDSVEPAVEEAAGTTIDEVVDTDSAEPTVAETTTTEVDAEATDAVVDTDSVEPAVEEAAGTTIDEVVDTDSAEPTVAETTTTEVDAEATDAVVDTDSVEPAVEEAAGTTIDEVVDTDSAEVTVAETTTTEVDAEATDAVVDTDSVEPAVEEATTTTEVDAEATDEAVDRDSEEPVVREDGVTQVDNAPTEGSVAADSTEPAVGQSSGTNGGNPSTDGARAPEDNDGDDDEPEPDVPTYCRRLMLPPWLRESRNRGSDPDVKAKSGMLKLLRKLKYIRERLTAFASPQRNQTPPAISEDEAAENSEEQNGAADVPVSSQSVPEAVETNVTANDDAETAVNQESAAPEDESNVVTTDGDNFPNENVAPPVNVVSGEDDVKKPSAEELARIRRIRMAKLSREFEDDDSSGAPEGDADKDAAVTAESTTPEVPPVGNDNDAVQVADGDDVVLPDPTVTDSSSASDVGEGTSSVSAGEPAAAEIVLVESSDVPEQPEPAESNSGSIVPVNATQSSDIVVANVDNTISSTTNAIVSLASGLANMTPNDMWNLSNIASTYRRRMASSARGGRRGARPRSNMEAVNTLLTEFQFIEEHSDCDILFPDDDAMNDRLLSQLSSSNLPSYKRDFFLAYCKMIRMWHLTANGLSRADGVYKTVFETANASRASAVTNRRQRGLNSDIWNSLSCYSVSPDRIKELHNQYIKRSFNYQDGVWRMHGSPVPVDVIEDMVSSMALMDAIIKSEIEKVES; this is translated from the coding sequence ATGGCGGATACGAGGGAGGATATGTGGGAGCGCTACGTGGTAGTGAGCCATCTGCTGATGGCGTGCTCCATAGGCCACGCATCGCTCCAAACGAGCGGGTTCTACGAGATCGTGATGTACTACGTGAACAACAAGACTTGCCTGGCCATCCTGTACAACTATGTGTTCATGATGTTCACGTTTTTTTGCCACCTGCCGGTGTATGCGTTCCTTGGCCACCTGACGGCGCTGGAGtacgagcagctgcatgaGACGGCGCGCAACTACCTGATGGATGCGGTGCTCTTCCTGCTGCTGTCCAAGCCGCGCCTTAACGGCCGCGAACTTCCGGTtacgatgctgaccaagtacCTCGTCCTGCTGGTTGCACTCAAGTGTTTCCACATCCTGCTGTACGTGCGGCTGTCTAACGTCTTCCAGATGGACATCCCGAGCTACTTTTCGATGCTGCGGCTCGCCGCGTTCATCTACGTGCTCTCGATGGTGGACTGCCGCCTGCTGTGCATGCTTTGGCGGGACCTGAACTGGAAGAACACCTTCACCATTTGGGTGGTGTTCGAGCTCGTTGCGATGATGCTGGTGTGCACGTTCTCGTTCATGCGCTACGTGGTGAACATGCTCGATTTCTTCTACGAGAGCGGTTTGAAGAACAAGACGACGCTGCTCTTCTACCTCGAGCTGATGCACGACGTGATGAGCCTGCTGTGCTTCACGATTTTCGTGCTGGTCTTTTACATCCACAACCCGAACCACATGCCGGCGTACATGCTGATTGACATCCTCAACGTGCTGAAGAACCTCTCCGATCGCATCAGCATGCTGATGCACTACCGTAAAGTGGTGAAGTCGCTGGAGTCGCGTTACCCCAAGCCCACCGAGGAGGAGAAGGAGCGCGACGGCAGCTGTATCATCTGCCGCGACGACTTCGACGACGACTCGAGGAAGATCGAGTGCGGCCACGTGTTCCACATGTCGTGCCTCAAGTCGTGGCTGTTCCAGCACTCCACCTGCCCCACGTGCCGTGCGCCCATCGAGGAGTACGAGGCACCACGCGCCGAAGACTTCAACATCTGGCGGCAGGTGTCGGTGATCGAGAACCATGTTGTTAACACCAGCCGCCGTCTCTGGAGAGGCGCAATGCGTCTGCTGGGGCGCGAGCCGCCGCAGGAGGCCCCGGAGTATGACCCCGCATCCGTGAAGGAGTACGTCGAGAACTGCGCCAAGAACCTCAAAGAGCCTATATTGACCAGATTGAACGAGGAACGGGTCATCTGCAAATtcgcgctgccgccggcgGAGGAGGGTGAGGCGAGTAGCGATATCGAAACCCCAGCGGGAGAGCGTGAGGACAGCAATCTGGACTTTGGGGACGCGAACACCGGAAATGACGCGAACCGTGCTACCGGGGAGCTAACTGGAGGCTCCGTAAGTAGCGGTGCAGCGGCTGGCAGCTCCGCTAGTAACCGTGACATGGTCGATGTACTTGCTGATTTAGGCAAGATGGCCAAGGCACTTGCTGATATCAAGCAGTTGAccgaagcagctgctgctgtgacTGAGGTTGCCGAAGCTGCAGCAAATGTCATTGATGCAGTGGAACCCCCTGCCGACGGCAATGAGTCGGCCGAAGTGGCACCCGCCGCAGCCAGTGAATCAGCAACAACGCCTGAAGATACCAGCAAGCCAGAATTAAACAGTGCAATTGCTGCAACGCCTGGACCTGAGCCAAGCGTTGCTGAGCAATGCATGGCTGAAGCTCCACAACCCGACGTAAAGGCCACCAATGATGAAACGGGAACGCCCGCCGATGCCAATGTTGATCCCGAAGAACGACAGTCAGGCAGCTTTAACGAGGAAATTGTTGAATCTGTTGACCGCAACACGGTTGATGACGGCACTTCGGATGTTGAACCTACCCCTAAGGacgatgcagaaggtgATGTTACAATCACCAAAGATAATATACACGTTATCGATGCGGAGAGTGATGCTCCAGCCAAACCCACTGGCGGCAGCGATTCGCATTCAGATGGCGGTATTTCAAAGCCAACCCCGCAAAACGATGACGCTGATGGAAGTGATGCTTTGGATCGCCCGAACGTAAACGACACGGTTGACGAAAGCAACGAGGTTCTGCCTGTTGCACAGGATGGCGTGCCAACTGCCCATGACGATGAAGACGATGACGACATTTTCGTAGATGCTTGCGAGGAGTTCGTCGAATCACCCGCGGAGCCGGCGGAGCCCCCTGCAGAGACCACCAAACCGACCGATACAGAACGCGACATGGTTAAGTATATCAATGAATGCGTTCGAGCGTTCAGTGGCGAAATAGTAGGGGAGACTGGCGATCAAGAAGAGGCTGACGAGGTTATGGAAGGCGGCCCTTTGAACGACCTGAAGCGGGATGATGAAAGGGATGAAATTGCCAATGCTGAATCGCCCCAGTTGGAGGAAGCAAGCTTTGTGTTGGTTGAACCTGATTATGAGGATGGCTCCCACAACGAGCGCGTAGTGATGCGCAGAGATAATGCGGCTCAATCAGCACCCAGATCAGTTTCAAGGCAGATACAGTCGCGGTGCGGCTCTATAACTAATATCTTCCATCGCAGGTCCACATCGCAATCCATAGACGAAGCGAGAAACAACGAGGATGGAGAATTCGACCCATTTTGGACTAATACTGTGTATCAGCGACAGGCCCAATCAGGGTCATCCAAAAGCAAGAAGAATTTCTTCAGTTCCTTGTTCCGTAAGAAAGGATCTAAAACAATGGATAATGCGACGCGTGTTGAGGAGGTACGTCCTGACACCGGAGGACCGACTAAATCGAATTCGTCCTCCTGGAGTAAGGATGTGAAATGGCCGAAACCCATTGCGTCTTATTTCAAACGCCTTAAGCTGCCTGACGCAATATCGGAGAAAGTGAGTGAGCTTCGCAATTCTGCGAAAAAGAAGTCAGCGTCCTTCGATTCCAAAGATAAGGCCACCGCAGCACCAGTTAGAAAGGCCCCTCCCACGCCAGTTCGTGCCGCTCAACCGACGCCCTTTCCTCGCTTCGAACCATCCGACCCCAAGCGTTCGCTCAGCGATCACAGCAGTAGCAATACCTCCAACGATGATGACTCCGATGTTGACAGGAGGAACGCTGAGGATGAGTACCGTGGTCGCCTATACGCCAACGATAGCGAAGTATACGAACCTAGAAGACGCtatgatgatgaggatgAACGTCGTCGGCACTCCGACGACAGTGATTCCCATGGCGATAGCAGGAAGTCTGGTGATGATTATCGTAACCGTCGATACTCCATTGATAGCGAACCCCACGTAGTTACACGTTACTCTGGTGATGAGGAGGATAAGAGTCGTCAGAATTCCGTTGATAGCGACGCCTATGAGCCTAGAAAGGACTCCGATGAGGAGGATAAGAGTCGTCAGAATTCCATTGATAGCGACGCCTACGAGCCTAGAAAGGACTCCGATGAGGAGGACGGGAGTCGTCAGAATTCCTTTGATATCGAGTCCTATAAGGTGAAAAGGCACCCTGACAGTGAACGCGGCAGCCGTCGAAGCTCTGGCGATTCCGACTCCTACCCTCTTAGTGATCAGAATtctgatgatgatgaagatgataGGGAGGAAAAGTCCAGCGATGATGAATCTTATGCAATTAGCGGAAAGGATTCTGATTTGGTAAATGACAATGCGCAAAGCTCCAAATACGACAGCTTCGGGCCTTTGATTAAACTGAGTTCTTCAAGCGCCTCCAGTGCGGTAGATGGCGACGTGCACAGTGGGTCTGAGGCGGCAGCAGGGATGGCTTCAGATGTTGATGCTTACAACATGTTGGATTCCGATAGCGAATGGGATCCTTTCGTGGAAAGGGTCGTCACCATGCCTCCTGAGTCTGATAACTACTCGGATTTTGAAATGGAACCCACTGAGGTTGTAGAAGGGAAGCTAATCGATCTGGTTGAGAGTAGCCATGATTCGATGGCTGATAGTGATCACATGTCAGAGGATGAGATGTCTGATGAGAACCCGGTAACAGAATCAGCAGAACTAGCTGTCCATGAAATTGTGACTGCACCAGTGGAGAGCGACTTGGAAACTGACCGATCAGCAGAATTGCCAGTGAGAGAACCAGGAGAGCCTACTGCTCATGAACTAGTGACTGAGCAGGTGGAGAGTTACTTGGAAACAGAGAGGTCTGATGAGAGCCCTATCACGCATTCTCCAGAGCTTACCGCCACAGCAGACGTTAGTGTTGCTGTGGATAATGCTTCGGAAGACGAAATGGCGGCTGATGTTCCCATTGAACCTTCACCACAATCCACTATCAACGAACCAGTGACTGTGGCTGCGGAGGGCGATATGGAAAATGAGGTATCAGCTGAGAGCCCAGTATCACATTCGTCAGAGCGCATTGCCACTGCAGAGGAGATTGCCTTTGAAGATAGCGGTTATGAAACCGAGACTGTACATTATGCTCCCGAGGAGTCTTCAACAGAACCTGCCATCAACGAAGCAATGCCTGCTCTTGCAGAGAGCGCTTATGAAGATGAGAATGTGGATGAGATTCACGTGACAGAATCTTCAGAACCAACCGTCATTGAAACAGAGGTTCCCGAAATGGTTAGTGATTCGGAGCATGGCAGAATTGAGACTCCTTCCTCACCTCCACTAGAAACGACGGCGGATGATGAAGTTAGTCCTGACACCAATGATGAACCAGAACCTGAGAGCTCTGCAATGGTGCCATATCAGCTTCCGCAACCACCTGCCGTCAATACGCAGCTAGTTTCAGCGGTCGAGAGGGACTTGGAAGTTGCCATGGTCGGAGTGGAGCATATAGTGGACGGCACGGTGTTGAACGTTCAGCGAATCGTTGAACAGACCGTTTTTAACATGAGGGTTATTGTTGAGAACACCGTCGCGAACGTGCAGAACACTGTGGAAAGCGCTTCGATGGAGGTTGGCGCCAGGGTGGAACGGAATGAGGACCCAAGAATAGACGAGGTGGAAATGCAAGTTGAGAGGAGCGTGAACGCCGCAGTTGCTCAAGCAGAGTCGCTGGTTGAATTAACAGTGGATGCCGCCGTGGCCAACGTTAGGAGAACCGTAAATGCAGCCGTTCATAATGTAGAAAGCCTGGTCACTCGTACAGTTGACGTAGCGATTGCCACTGCGCTTGGGCTGCCGCCGCTTccatcagctgctgcagccatCAGTCGGATTATACTCGTCCGTCGTTCTGATAGTGAGGATTCGGCGGATACACGAGTCCCTCCAAATGAAGACAACCTTGGTAGCGACCTGTCAGATTACCCCGACGATTTGGTGTATGAGGATATGTCCGACTTTAATTTCAGCATGAACCCAAGTGATGTTACAGAGATGCCGACAATTGATGAAGCTATTGGTGCAGAACCTATCGAACGAGTTGTTGGCCTCGCTGCTGTTACATACCTGCATGCTCCAATAGAGCATGCATTTGTTGACGCAGTTTCTGGTGAACCTGTGGTTCATGACACTACAGCGTCATACGCTGCTACTGAACGAGTCGACTCTGCTGTTGTGACACACGTTGAAGAACCAGATGTAGGTGCGAGTGCGCGTACCTATGTTGAAAGTGCAAGCATTCAACAAGTTACTGATGCTACCGCTACAGAGGCAAACGTCCATTACACTATTACGGATCTAGTAGACGAAACTGTCGACGAAACCGTTGCCGACGGGTCGGCAGGACAGATCGTTGAGATAGCTGCGGTCGATGACGTTGAAAGCCTAATCACTGAGGAGCCTGTTGTAGCGTATTCGGAAGACTCATCCATGAGGGAAACTACAATTACCGAAGTCAACCTTGAGGTCACTGAGGAGGCGGTTGATACGATCCCCTCCGAACTGATGGTTCAGGAAGATGCCATCACGGAAACGGTCTATGCAACTACTGTGAAACGCGTTGAATCAGATGATTCAGCTAACGCTGACGACGAGTGCACGGACACTGACGGTCACTTTTCAAGCTCTGAGGACGATGTTGTATCAGATTCACCTGACCCCGTTGTGGATGAAATTTCGGCCGCAGACGCGAATGCAGAAACAGTTGTTGAAAATACAAACGTGTCTACAGATGTAGCTATGGGAATTGTTGAGAACGACGTTGCAGTGGATTCCCCAGCCAATGTTGAAGATGAGGATGTTGATTCTCAAGCCAATGTTGAAGATGAGGATGTTGATTCTCAAGCCAATGTTGACGATGAGGGTGTGGATGGTCATACCCCAAGTATTAATGAAGCTGTTGATGAGTCCTCTTCAGAATCGAGCGTAGATGACTCCAGTCTAACGGCAGAGGCCACGGAGACAAGAGAGGAACCTGTGCTACCAGACTCCGTCGAACAAGATGTTGATCAGATTGCTCATACGCAGGCCGATACTCCAATAGAGGATGAACATGTTGCTGCAGACGCATCAGAACAAGATTCAGCCGTTGATACGCATGCAGAAACAACCATTGCAACAATTGATCAGGCTATTGATGGTGGCTCAACAGAACAGGCCCTGGATGAGGCTGTGGCTACAGAAACAGACAGCCCAACCGTTCAGGAAGACGTTTGTGAGTCTCCAGAGGAAACTACATATATGGACACGTATATTCCAACCACTGAGTATGCCATTGATGAGGCCTCCGCAGAAACGGTCATGGACGAAACTTCGGGCACAGAAGCAGATAATGAATCAGTCGTCGAAACTACGGACACAACCATCGACATGACTACGGAGGATGTCTATGAGACTGCTGTTGCAGTTCCAGCTGAACCTGTCGTTGCAGACTCCACTGTTGAGGATGCAGTCACGGAGACGACTGAGGATTTCGTTGATGAAGTTCCATCTGAACGATTCGTTGAAGAATCTACTGAAATAGTTGAGGTCTCTCCTGATACCGACCTTATTGATCTAGGTGATGATGTTGTTGATTCGGCCCCCTCAGAATCATATGAGGAAGAACCTAATGAAACAGTTGAGGTCTCTGCTGATACCGACCTTATTGATTTAGGTGATGATGACGTTGACGTTAGAGACCTCGACATTCCGATCAATGAGGAGGCTGTTGATTCAGATCCATCTGACTTCGTAGTGGATGAGACTCCCGTTACAGATGCTGACGATCAAATAGTCCAGGATGCGATTCCGGACACTACCGAGGAACACTTTGCAGATGAAGCTACTGTAATTGATGTTGCCGCCGACACCACTGATGAATGCGTTGGAGAAGTGTCCGAGGAACAGTTCGTAGATGAGGCCACTGTAATTGATGTTGCCAATAATATCGTTGAAGACTGCGTTAGAGAAGTGTCCGAGGAACAGGTCCTAGATGATTCAGCGGCTGAGGAAGTGGACGGCCCAATCACGGAAGAGGCTGTTGGAGAGAGGTCCGAAGAGCATATCTTTGATGAAGCTACTGGTATGGATACGGAAATAATTGACGCAGCGATTGAGGGTGCTACTGAGTCCGACTCCGCAGAACCCACAGTGGAGGAAACCGCTGTTACAGAGATCTCTTCTTATGAAAAcgaggagcaggtcgatctGGATTCTGTTGAGCCAGCAGTTGAAGAGGCTGCTGGTACTACAATCGATGAAGTTGTTGACACGGATTCCGCAGAACCCACTGTGGCAGAAACCACTACCACGGAGGTAGATGCTGAGGCAACTGATGCTGTTGTTGACACGGATTCTGTTGAGCCAGCAGTTGAAGAGGCTGCTGGTACTACAATCGATGAAGTTGTTGACACGGATTCCGCAGAACCCACTGTGGCAGAAACCACTACCACGGAGGTAGATGCTGAGGCAACTGATGCTGTTGTTGACACGGATTCTGTTGAGCCAGCAGTTGAAGAGGCTGCTGGTACTACAATCGATGAAGTTGTTGACACGGATTCCGCAGAAGTCACAGTGGCGGAAACCACTACCACGGAGGTAGATGCTGAGGCAACTGATGCTGTTGTTGACACGGATTCTGTTGAGCCAGCAGTTGAAGAGGCTACTACTACCACGGAGGTAGATGCTGAGGCAACTGATGAAGCTGTTGATAGGGATTCCGAAGAACCGGTGGTTCGTGAAGATGGTGTCACGCAGGTAGATAATGCACCAACTGAGGGATCCGTTGCAGCAGATTCCACAGAGCCAGCAGTCGGCCAAAGTTCAGGCACAAATGGTGGTAACCCTAGCACTGATGGAGCTAGAGCCCCGGAAGATaacgatggcgacgatgacgaacCTGAGCCAGACGTGCCCACTTATTGCCGCCGACTTATGTTACCGCCGTGGTTGAGGGAGAGTCGCAACCGTGGAAGTGACCCCGATGTTAAGGCTAAGTCTGGTATGCTGAAATTGCTGCGAAAACTGAAGTACATCAGGGAAAGATTGACGGCATTTGCGAGCCCGCAGCGCAACCAGACTCCGCCGGCCATATCGGAAGATGAGGCCGCTGAGAACAGCGAGGAGCAAAATGGCGCTGCCGATGTTCCCGTAAGTTCCCAGAGCGTGCCAGAGGCAGTTGAGACTAACGTTACGGCAAACGACGATGCTGAAACCGCCGTCAACCAGGAAAGTGCGGCACCGGAAGATGAGTCCAACGTTGTCACAACTGACGGTGACAACTTCCCCAATGAGAACGTAGCACCCCCTGTGAATGTAGTATCCGGTGAAGATGACGTTAAAAAGCCGTCGGCGGAAGAACTGGCACGCATTAGGCGCATAAGGATGGCTAAGTTATCGAGGGAATTCGAGGATGACGACAGTTCAGGAGCGCCTGAAGGTGACGCAGACAAGGATGCCGCAGTCACTGCGGAGTCCACAACCCCAGAAGTACCTCCTGTTGGAAACGATAACGATGCTGTTCAGGTGGCTGATGGTGATGATGTGGTACTTCCAGATCCGACTGTTACTGACAGTTCGTCTGCCAGCGATGTTGGAGAAggcaccagcagcgtgtcCGCTGGCGAGCCGGCGGCCGCTGAGATCGTGCTCGTAGAATCCTCCGACGTTCCGGAGCAACCCGAGCCTGCTGAGTCTAATTCGGGGTCCATTGTACCGGTGAATGCCACGCAGTCGTCAGACATCGTCGTGGCCAATGTCGACAACACTATTTCGAGTACCACAAACGCTATCGTAAGCCTTGCATCCGGCTTGGCCAACATGACTCCCAACGACATGTGGAATCTGAGCAACATCGCCTCTACCTATCGACGTCGCATGGCGTCGAGTGCACGCGGCGGGCGTCGTGGAGCACGGCCGAGGAGCAACATGGAGGCCGTCAACACCCTGCTCACGGAGTTCCAGTTCATCGAGGAGCACAGCGACTGCGACATTCTGTTCCCCGACGACGACGCAATGAACGACCGTTTGCTGTCGCAGCTATCGTCGTCAAACCTGCCCAGCTACAAGCGCGACTTTTTCCTGGCGTACTGCAAGATGATTCGCATGTGGCATCTGACTGCCAACGGTCTATCTAGGGCTGACGGCGTCTACAAGACTGTTTTTGAGACGGCGAACGCCTCACGTGCGTCGGCCGTCACGAACCGGCGCCAACGCGGGCTCAATTCTGACATTTGGAACAGCCTCAGCTGCTACAGCGTCTCACCGGATAGGATCAAAGAGCTGCACAACCAGTACATCAAGCGTTCCTTCAACTACCAGGATGGCGTCTGGCGTATGCACGGCTCGCCAGTTCCGGTGGATGTGATCGAGGACATGGTGAGCTCTATGGCTCTGATGGACGCGATAATCAAGTCCGAGATAGAAAAGGTAGAAAGTTAG